A window from Maribacter dokdonensis DSW-8 encodes these proteins:
- a CDS encoding DUF4266 domain-containing protein produces MKRILIVLVMIGGLSSCTVLKEYDKVNINDPDMTLQDKKCDRNVITMHSYREAAVGANGGKTGGGCGCN; encoded by the coding sequence ATGAAAAGGATTTTAATTGTGTTGGTAATGATTGGTGGTCTTAGTAGCTGCACGGTATTAAAGGAGTATGATAAAGTAAATATCAACGATCCTGACATGACCTTGCAAGATAAAAAGTGCGATAGAAATGTGATTACCATGCATTCGTATAGAGAAGCAGCGGTAGGCGCAAATGGAGGTAAAACAGGTGGAGGCTGCGGCTGTAATTAG